The genomic stretch ATGCGCTGACCGTAATCGACGTAGGCCACGCCGGGCAGCTTCTCGATGTGCGCGGCGACGGCCGGTACGAGTTCGGGCGAGCGCACGCGCACGCGCAGTTTATCGGGCAGCGGATTTTCGGTCAGCATCGAGGTATCGATTTGGCCTTTGAATCGCGCGCGCAATTCGCGCAGGCCCAAACGCTTGGGAATGAACTGCACCGCTAGGACGCGATCGTCTTTGGCGAGCGCGGTCCGCACGGCGCCCTCTTGCGCGACGGTGGCGTTGGCCGGGTAGTAGACGGAGATCACGATCTGATCGAGCTGCTGCGCGCCCAGATGTGCCAGCGTCGCCCGCACGTACAAAAAAACGCCGAGAATGACGATGGTGACGGCGACGGTTCCGATCGCCGTAATCTGCATTCCGGCGTTGCGCGTGAAGTTGCGAAAGACCTCACCCAGAAAGAACTTGATCTTGCCCCAGTCCAAGGAAATAATACCCTCGCTCTTCGTCGGTGACGATGCGCCCGTTTTCCAAGCGGACGACGCGCCGGCGCATCCGGTCGACGACGGCTTGATTGTGCGTGGCGACGACCACGGTCGTGCCTTTGACGTTGATCCGAAGCAGCAGCTCCATGATCTCGGTCGTGTTGGATGGATCTAAGTTGCCGGTCGGCTCGTCGCAGAGCAGAATCTTCGGATTGTTGACGAGCGCCCGCGCGATCGCCGCGCGCTGCTGCTCGCCCCCGGAGAGTTCGCCCGGATACATCCGGCTCTTGTGCGAGAGCCCGACCAAGTCGAGTGCCCGAGGTACCTGCCGCTTGATATCTTTGGTGTGCGCGCCGGTCACTTGCAGCGCGAACGCGACGTTCTCCCAGACCGTCTTGTCGGTGAGCAGCTTGAAGTCTTGAAAGACGACGCCGAGGTGGCGGCGCAACGCCGGGATGCGGCCGCTGCGCAGGTGATCGACGCGGATGCCGTCGACGGTGATGTCGCCGCTCGAGGGCTTCATCTCGCGATACAACAGCCGAAGAAGTGAAGACTTCCCGGTTCCCGAGTGACCGACGAGGAAAACGAAGTCGCCCTTGCCGATCTCGAGATCGATGCCGTCGAGGGCCCGCACTCCATTGCCATAGACGAGGGAGACGCCGCGTAGTGAGATCATCGCTGCAAGAGGGATTTTCCGAAGGCGCGGACCTATTCCCCCTGGCTATGAATTTTGATCTGACCGACGAGCAGAAGGCTATACAGCAGACCGTCCGCGAGTTCGCGCAAGAGCGGGTCGTGCCGCGCGCCGAGGAGATGGACCGCGAGGAAGCCTTCCCGTACGACCTCGTCAAGGAGATGGCGGCGCTCGGATTGATGGGACTGCCGTTTCCCGAAGCGTACGGCGGTGCCGGTGCGGATACGGTGAGTTACGCGCTCGCCGTGATGGAACTCGCGCGCGCCGACGCATCGACGGCGATCACCATGGCCGCGCATTGTTCGCTCGGCGCGAGCCCCTTCTATTTATTCGGAACCGAGGCGCAGAAGCAGAAGTACCTGGTTCCGCTCGCGCAGGGGACGATGCTTTGGGGCTTCGGGCTGACCGAGCCGGGCGCGGGCAGCGATGCCGGCAACGTGCAGACGAAGGCCGAGTTGCGCGACGGCAAGTGGATCGTCAACGGCACCAAGGCGTTCATTACGAACTCCGGCACCGAGATCACCGGCGGCACGACGATCACGGCCGCGACGGGCAAGCGGCCGGACGGCAAGATCGAGATCAGCAATCTCATCATGGATCAGAACGCTCCCGGTTTCGCGCGCAGCAAGAAGTATAAGAAGATGGGCTGGCGCGCTTCCGACACGCGCGAACTCTCCTTCGTCGACGCGGAAGTACCGCAGGAGAACATCCTCGGCAAGCGCGGCGACGGACTCAAGAATTTCCTGACGATTCTCGACGGCGGCCGCATCTCGGTCGCCGCACTCTCCGTGGGCCTGGCGATGGGAGCGTACGACGAAGCGATGAAGTACGCCAAGGAGCGGCACGCGTTCGGCAAACCGATCAACAAGTTTCAAGCGATTCAATTCAAGCTCGTCGATATGCTCATGGAGATCGAACACGCCAAGCTGATGACGCTCAAGGCCGCGTGGGAGAAAGACGAAAAGCGCGACTTCGCGCAGACCGCGAGCCTCGCTAAACTCTACGCCGCCGAAGTCTCGCGCCGCGTCGTCAACGAGTCGCTGCAAGTTCACGGCGGCTACGGATTCATGGACGAGTATCCGATCTCACGCATGTATCGCGATCAGAAGATCAACGAAATCGGCGAAGGCACCAACGAAGTCCAACGCGTAGTAATCGCCCGCATGATGGGCATGTAGCTCGCCGAAACACCAGCCCGCCGAAGGACTCATGCTTCGACAGGCCCATGCTTCGACAAGCTCAGCATGACAAAGGGAAGGGCCCAGCCCTGACAAAGTGTGCGCCCTTTTTTGTCATGCTGAGCTTGTCGAAGCACGCGCTTGTCGGACGGCCCCATCGAAGGACGCGCAACTCGCATTCATGCTTCGACGGGCCCATGCTTCGACAAGCTCATGCTTCGACAAGCTCAGCATGACAAGGGGGGGGGCAGCCTTGACAAAATGTATGCCCCTTTTTGTCATGCTGAGCTTGTCGAAGCATGAGCCTTGAAGGGTGCGGGCGGCGCGTATCGCGCGTTTAGGGGAGGGCGGTTTTCATGCGGGCGACGATGTCGGTGAGGAGTGCTTTGGACGTGGCCATGTTGAGGCGGACGTGATGGGCGCCTTGTTTTCCGAAGTCTAGGCCGCGGCTAAGCGCTACGCGGCCTTTTGTTAGGAATGCGTGCGCGGGATTTTCGCCGAGATTGAGGTTGGTACAGTCGAGCCAGGCGAGGTAGCTGGCTTCGGGCTGAATGTAGCGGATCTGCGGGATCTCGGCGGCGAGTAACTCCGAGAGATAGTTGCGGTTCTCGTCGAGATAGTCTCGCAGCTCGTCGAGCCACGCATCGCCGCGTTCGAAGGCGGCGATCGATGCCCGGACGCCGAGGATGCCGGCTCGATAGCGCACTTCGGCGGGAAGGCGGCGGAGCGCGTCGCGCACGGGCGCGGAGCCGGCTACGATTGCGGCGCATTTGAGGCCGGCGATGTTGAAGGCCTTCGACGCTGCGGTGAGCGTGAGCGCGCGGTGCCCGAGCCGGTCGCCCAGAGAAACGAAGGGCGTATGCGTAGCGCCCGAGAGCGCGAGCGGGGCGTGGATTTCGTCGGCGAGCACGAGCACGTCGTAGGTGCGCGCGAGTTCTGCGATTGCAACGACGGTTTCGCGAGCGAAGACGCGTCCGACCGGATTGTGCGGATTGCAGAAGAGATAGGCG from Candidatus Baltobacteraceae bacterium encodes the following:
- a CDS encoding MalY/PatB family protein, whose amino-acid sequence is MSLVVPTLEQLRARSSEKWTAYPPDVLPAFVAEMDFGLAEPVKAALREAVERDDCGYANPAGFARAVAGFAARRFAWSVDPDRVFLVPDVMAGAAEALRVLTAPGDPVVINPPVYAPFAATLDEVRRPIVEVPLLRDAEGRYDIDLAGLEAAFARGARAYLFCNPHNPVGRVFARETVVAIAELARTYDVLVLADEIHAPLALSGATHTPFVSLGDRLGHRALTLTAASKAFNIAGLKCAAIVAGSAPVRDALRRLPAEVRYRAGILGVRASIAAFERGDAWLDELRDYLDENRNYLSELLAAEIPQIRYIQPEASYLAWLDCTNLNLGENPAHAFLTKGRVALSRGLDFGKQGAHHVRLNMATSKALLTDIVARMKTALP
- the ftsE gene encoding cell division ATP-binding protein FtsE, which encodes MISLRGVSLVYGNGVRALDGIDLEIGKGDFVFLVGHSGTGKSSLLRLLYREMKPSSGDITVDGIRVDHLRSGRIPALRRHLGVVFQDFKLLTDKTVWENVAFALQVTGAHTKDIKRQVPRALDLVGLSHKSRMYPGELSGGEQQRAAIARALVNNPKILLCDEPTGNLDPSNTTEIMELLLRINVKGTTVVVATHNQAVVDRMRRRVVRLENGRIVTDEERGYYFLGLGQDQVLSG
- the ftsX gene encoding permease-like cell division protein FtsX, which encodes MDWGKIKFFLGEVFRNFTRNAGMQITAIGTVAVTIVILGVFLYVRATLAHLGAQQLDQIVISVYYPANATVAQEGAVRTALAKDDRVLAVQFIPKRLGLRELRARFKGQIDTSMLTENPLPDKLRVRVRSPELVPAVAAHIEKLPGVAYVDYGQRIVTRLLQLADVGRRIGVGVILVFVLVAGIIISNTIRLTVFARRREIGIMQLVGATNMYIRLPFICEGFLDGALGSIVAIGVLALLRVSLLPKLLAALPWLSAGDVVRVDVSSLILELLAVGGAMGIIASWISVGRYLRA
- a CDS encoding acyl-CoA dehydrogenase family protein translates to MNFDLTDEQKAIQQTVREFAQERVVPRAEEMDREEAFPYDLVKEMAALGLMGLPFPEAYGGAGADTVSYALAVMELARADASTAITMAAHCSLGASPFYLFGTEAQKQKYLVPLAQGTMLWGFGLTEPGAGSDAGNVQTKAELRDGKWIVNGTKAFITNSGTEITGGTTITAATGKRPDGKIEISNLIMDQNAPGFARSKKYKKMGWRASDTRELSFVDAEVPQENILGKRGDGLKNFLTILDGGRISVAALSVGLAMGAYDEAMKYAKERHAFGKPINKFQAIQFKLVDMLMEIEHAKLMTLKAAWEKDEKRDFAQTASLAKLYAAEVSRRVVNESLQVHGGYGFMDEYPISRMYRDQKINEIGEGTNEVQRVVIARMMGM